From one Triticum urartu cultivar G1812 chromosome 3, Tu2.1, whole genome shotgun sequence genomic stretch:
- the LOC125544088 gene encoding regulator of telomere elongation helicase 1 homolog isoform X2, which produces MPVYRIRGVDVDFPYDAYDCQITYMDRVLQSLQQGNNALLESPTGTGKTLCLLCSALAWRRTFGEFLRGGGGGGGGGGSQPSGSQQSGASATQSSSYPVIIYASRTHSQLRQVIKELKATSYRPKMAVLGSREQMCIHEEVSKLRGKAQNNGCHYLCKKRMCRHNNIVTDYMKNNTELGSEPFDIEDLVNIGRTKGPCPYYISRELSKSVDILFAPYNYLIDPGNRRSLTGISWDNAVLIFDEAHNLESICADAASFDLLTSNLTSCITEAQECIQLCSFKRSIENSAEKQFDPENYAILKALLMALEKKIGELVIDSKELGYTKPGSYIYEFLSELNITSETSKKLIETIDSASLLLEEGNSGETKAGVKAKSTVSRLETIRDMLDIIFKGGGQNHAKYYSFHVNESSRQTSGDSLQVFGKASRTLSWWCFNPGLAMEEFLKLGVRSIILTSGTLSPLDSLAMELNLEFPVRLENPHVISQDQIWVGVVPVGPSGHPLNSSYRTRETVKYKQELGTVIVNFARIVPDGLLVFFPSYSMMDKCIDYWKNRNHEHSVDDSTIWQRMCKHKQPVIEPRQSSNFPNAIEDYAAKLRDPSTSGAIFFAVCRGKVSEGLDFADRAGRAVIVTGMPFSTPTDPKVRLKREYLDKQAKPSNKNPKALTGEEWYVQQAARAVNQAVGRVIRHRHDYGAIIYCDERFVWPNYQSQMSYWLKPYIKCYTKYGEVVQTLTRFFRDKVCVDPKEMDCNDSVSPPADKCLPQEILSDSDSQVVDLIDNATMHGQLKEHTLKFMRLKKAKIADVSSQLKHNVESRALTGNRGQQSTPPSKRSTIEQACEKNEAIQERCGGQESTTGPAFLKLAREKLSTAEYGEFVEFMKALKLKTMHIKDSLEAIAKLFSSPGRLTLLEGFRVFVSKNHLPLYEQLVRKYTMANT; this is translated from the exons ATGCCGGTCTACCGCATCCGCGGCGTGGACGTCGACTTCCCCTACGATGCCTACGATTGCCAGATCACCTACATGGACCGCGTCCTCCAGTCACTGCAACAG GGTAATAACGCGCTGCTCGAGAGCCCGACGGGGACGGGGAAGACGCTCTGCCTGCTCTGCTCCGCGCTCGCCTGGCGGCGCACCTTCGGGGAGTTTCTGCGGGGCGGTGGCGGAGGTGGGGGCGGGGGAGGCAGCCAGCCATCAGGGAGCCAGCAGTCTGGGGCATCCGCGACCCAGTCATCGTCGTACCCCGTGATTATATATGCCTCCCGGACGCATAGCCAGCTCCGGCAGGTGATCAAGGAGCTCAAGGCCACCAGCTACAG GCCGAAAATGGCAGTGCTGGGCTCCCGTGAGCAGATGTGCATCCATGAAGAAGTGAGCAAACTCCGGGGAAAAGCACAGAACAATGGTTGCCACTACCTCTGCAAGAAGCGCATGTGCCGTCATAACAACATTGTCACTG ATTACATGAAAAACAACACCGAGCTTGGGAGTGAGCCTTTTGACATTGAAGACTTGGTTAATATTGGGAGAACCAAGGGACC TTGCCCATATTACATTTCCCGGGAGCTTTCCAAGTCGGTTGATATTTTATTTGCTCCTTATAACTATCTCATTGATCCGGGAAATCGGCGTTCCTTAACTGGCATATCATGGGACAATGCAGTACTTATATTTGATGAAGCACACAATCTG GAGAGTATATGTGCAGATGCTGCCTCTTTTGACTTGCTTACCAGCAACCTCACTTCTTGCATCACGGAAGCTCAAGAATGCATCCAATTGTGTTCATTCAAGAGGTCCATTGAAAATTCTGCTGAAAAACAATTTGACCCAGAAAACTATGCTATCCTCAAAG CTCttttaatggcacttgaaaaaaAAATCGGTGAGCTTGTAATTGATTCCAAGGAGCTGGGTTACACAAAGCCTGGGAGTTACATATACGAGTTCCTCTCTGAACTGAATATTACGTCTGAAACATCCAAAAAGCTTATTGAGACTATCGATAGTGCTTCTCTACTGCTCGAGGAAG GAAATTCTGGTGAAACTAAAGCTGGTGTCAAGGCAAAATCTACTGTTTCTAGATTGGAAACAATTAGAGATATGCTTGACATAATATTTAAGGGTGGTGGTCAAAACCATGCGAAGTATTATAGT TTTCATGTGAATGAATCATCTCGACAGACATCTGGTGACTCATTGCAAGTTTTCG GTAAGGCTTCAAGGACTCTTAGTTGGTGGTGTTTTAACCCAGGGCTTGCTATGGAGGAATTTCTGAAGTTGGGTGTACGCTCCATTATTTTAACTTCTGGAACTTTATCTCCCTTGGACTCGCTTGCCATGGAATTAAACCT TGAGTTCCCTGTCAGGCTAGAGAATCCTCATGTCATTTCTCAAGATCAAATCTGGGTTGGAGTTGTGCCTGTGGGGCCATCAGGACACCCACTTAATTCTTCTTATCGGACACGTGAGACTGTAAAATACAAACAAGAATTGGGCACTGTTATAG TTAATTTTGCTCGTATTGTGCCAGATGGTCTCCTTGTTTTCTTTCCTTCATATTCTATGATGGACAAGTGTATCGACTACTGGAAAAATAGG AACCATGAACATTCAGTGGATGATAGCACAATATGGCAGAGAATGTGCAAGCATAAGCAGCCAGTTATAGAGCCTAGGCAGTCTTCAAACTTCCCAAATGCAATTGAG GATTATGCGGCCAAATTACGCGATCCTTCTACTTCTGGGGCAATTTTTTTCGCAGTTTGTCGCGGCAAA GTTAGTGAGGGTCTTGATTTTGCTGACCGTGCTGGGAGAGCTGTAATAGTTACTGGAATGCCCTTCTCCACCCCGACTGATCCTAAG GTTCGGCTCAAGCGTGAGTATTTGGATAAGCAGGCTAAACCATCTAACAAAAACCCAAAG GCTTTGACAGGAGAGGAGTGGTATGTACAACAAGCAGCAAGGGCTGTCAATCAGGCTGTTGGACGCGTCATCAGACATCGCCATGACTATGGAGCAATTATTTACTGTGACGAAAG gtttgtgtGGCCAAATTACCAATCCCAGATGTCCTACTGGCTCAAACCTTATATAAAG TGCTACACTAAGTATGGGGAAGTAGTTCAAACATTGACAAGATTTTTCCGGGATAAAGTTTGTGTAGACCCAAAAGAGATGGACTGTAATG ATAGCGTTTCACCGCCTGCAGACAAATGTCTGCCGCAGGAGATTCTATCTGACTCG GATTCTCAGGTTGTTGATTTGATCGATAATGCGACCATGCATGGACAATTGAAGGAGCATACCTTAAAGTTTATGAGGCTTAAGAAGGCTAAAATAGCAGATGTCTCTtcacaattgaaacataatgttGAGTCGAGAGCTTTGACTGGAAACCGAGGTCAACAATCTACACCTCCATCAAAAAGAAGTACCATTGAACAAGCATGTGAAAAGAATGAGGCTATTCAAGAAAGATGTGGAGGCCAGGAATCTACTACTGGACCGGCCTTCTTGAAGCTG GCTCGAGAAAAGCTCAGTACTGCAGAGTATGGAGAGTTTGTTGAATTTATGAAGGCCTTAAAATTGAAAACCATGCACATCAAAGACTCACTAGAAGCAATAGCGAAACTGTTTTCTTCTCCAGGGCGACTCACACTTCTTGAAGG GTTCAGGGTCTTTGTTTCTAAGAATCATCTTCCATTATATGAGCAGCTTGTTCGGAAATATACCATGGCTAATACATAA
- the LOC125544088 gene encoding regulator of telomere elongation helicase 1 homolog isoform X1, with product MPVYRIRGVDVDFPYDAYDCQITYMDRVLQSLQQGNNALLESPTGTGKTLCLLCSALAWRRTFGEFLRGGGGGGGGGGSQPSGSQQSGASATQSSSYPVIIYASRTHSQLRQVIKELKATSYRPKMAVLGSREQMCIHEEVSKLRGKAQNNGCHYLCKKRMCRHNNIVTDYMKNNTELGSEPFDIEDLVNIGRTKGPCPYYISRELSKSVDILFAPYNYLIDPGNRRSLTGISWDNAVLIFDEAHNLESICADAASFDLLTSNLTSCITEAQECIQLCSFKRSIENSAEKQFDPENYAILKALLMALEKKIGELVIDSKELGYTKPGSYIYEFLSELNITSETSKKLIETIDSASLLLEEGNSGETKAGVKAKSTVSRLETIRDMLDIIFKGGGQNHAKYYSFHVNESSRQTSGDSLQVFGKASRTLSWWCFNPGLAMEEFLKLGVRSIILTSGTLSPLDSLAMELNLEFPVRLENPHVISQDQIWVGVVPVGPSGHPLNSSYRTRETVKYKQELGTVIVNFARIVPDGLLVFFPSYSMMDKCIDYWKNRNHEHSVDDSTIWQRMCKHKQPVIEPRQSSNFPNAIEDYAAKLRDPSTSGAIFFAVCRGKVSEGLDFADRAGRAVIVTGMPFSTPTDPKVRLKREYLDKQAKPSNKNPKALTGEEWYVQQAARAVNQAVGRVIRHRHDYGAIIYCDERFVWPNYQSQMSYWLKPYIKCYTKYGEVVQTLTRFFRDKVCVDPKEMDCNDSVSPPADKCLPQEILSDSPATAVNEHRGTTVSLNATTRKNNYMKFTQITPANRTTLPMKHGCSTSQLASSRGQFSQDSQVVDLIDNATMHGQLKEHTLKFMRLKKAKIADVSSQLKHNVESRALTGNRGQQSTPPSKRSTIEQACEKNEAIQERCGGQESTTGPAFLKLAREKLSTAEYGEFVEFMKALKLKTMHIKDSLEAIAKLFSSPGRLTLLEGFRVFVSKNHLPLYEQLVRKYTMANT from the exons ATGCCGGTCTACCGCATCCGCGGCGTGGACGTCGACTTCCCCTACGATGCCTACGATTGCCAGATCACCTACATGGACCGCGTCCTCCAGTCACTGCAACAG GGTAATAACGCGCTGCTCGAGAGCCCGACGGGGACGGGGAAGACGCTCTGCCTGCTCTGCTCCGCGCTCGCCTGGCGGCGCACCTTCGGGGAGTTTCTGCGGGGCGGTGGCGGAGGTGGGGGCGGGGGAGGCAGCCAGCCATCAGGGAGCCAGCAGTCTGGGGCATCCGCGACCCAGTCATCGTCGTACCCCGTGATTATATATGCCTCCCGGACGCATAGCCAGCTCCGGCAGGTGATCAAGGAGCTCAAGGCCACCAGCTACAG GCCGAAAATGGCAGTGCTGGGCTCCCGTGAGCAGATGTGCATCCATGAAGAAGTGAGCAAACTCCGGGGAAAAGCACAGAACAATGGTTGCCACTACCTCTGCAAGAAGCGCATGTGCCGTCATAACAACATTGTCACTG ATTACATGAAAAACAACACCGAGCTTGGGAGTGAGCCTTTTGACATTGAAGACTTGGTTAATATTGGGAGAACCAAGGGACC TTGCCCATATTACATTTCCCGGGAGCTTTCCAAGTCGGTTGATATTTTATTTGCTCCTTATAACTATCTCATTGATCCGGGAAATCGGCGTTCCTTAACTGGCATATCATGGGACAATGCAGTACTTATATTTGATGAAGCACACAATCTG GAGAGTATATGTGCAGATGCTGCCTCTTTTGACTTGCTTACCAGCAACCTCACTTCTTGCATCACGGAAGCTCAAGAATGCATCCAATTGTGTTCATTCAAGAGGTCCATTGAAAATTCTGCTGAAAAACAATTTGACCCAGAAAACTATGCTATCCTCAAAG CTCttttaatggcacttgaaaaaaAAATCGGTGAGCTTGTAATTGATTCCAAGGAGCTGGGTTACACAAAGCCTGGGAGTTACATATACGAGTTCCTCTCTGAACTGAATATTACGTCTGAAACATCCAAAAAGCTTATTGAGACTATCGATAGTGCTTCTCTACTGCTCGAGGAAG GAAATTCTGGTGAAACTAAAGCTGGTGTCAAGGCAAAATCTACTGTTTCTAGATTGGAAACAATTAGAGATATGCTTGACATAATATTTAAGGGTGGTGGTCAAAACCATGCGAAGTATTATAGT TTTCATGTGAATGAATCATCTCGACAGACATCTGGTGACTCATTGCAAGTTTTCG GTAAGGCTTCAAGGACTCTTAGTTGGTGGTGTTTTAACCCAGGGCTTGCTATGGAGGAATTTCTGAAGTTGGGTGTACGCTCCATTATTTTAACTTCTGGAACTTTATCTCCCTTGGACTCGCTTGCCATGGAATTAAACCT TGAGTTCCCTGTCAGGCTAGAGAATCCTCATGTCATTTCTCAAGATCAAATCTGGGTTGGAGTTGTGCCTGTGGGGCCATCAGGACACCCACTTAATTCTTCTTATCGGACACGTGAGACTGTAAAATACAAACAAGAATTGGGCACTGTTATAG TTAATTTTGCTCGTATTGTGCCAGATGGTCTCCTTGTTTTCTTTCCTTCATATTCTATGATGGACAAGTGTATCGACTACTGGAAAAATAGG AACCATGAACATTCAGTGGATGATAGCACAATATGGCAGAGAATGTGCAAGCATAAGCAGCCAGTTATAGAGCCTAGGCAGTCTTCAAACTTCCCAAATGCAATTGAG GATTATGCGGCCAAATTACGCGATCCTTCTACTTCTGGGGCAATTTTTTTCGCAGTTTGTCGCGGCAAA GTTAGTGAGGGTCTTGATTTTGCTGACCGTGCTGGGAGAGCTGTAATAGTTACTGGAATGCCCTTCTCCACCCCGACTGATCCTAAG GTTCGGCTCAAGCGTGAGTATTTGGATAAGCAGGCTAAACCATCTAACAAAAACCCAAAG GCTTTGACAGGAGAGGAGTGGTATGTACAACAAGCAGCAAGGGCTGTCAATCAGGCTGTTGGACGCGTCATCAGACATCGCCATGACTATGGAGCAATTATTTACTGTGACGAAAG gtttgtgtGGCCAAATTACCAATCCCAGATGTCCTACTGGCTCAAACCTTATATAAAG TGCTACACTAAGTATGGGGAAGTAGTTCAAACATTGACAAGATTTTTCCGGGATAAAGTTTGTGTAGACCCAAAAGAGATGGACTGTAATG ATAGCGTTTCACCGCCTGCAGACAAATGTCTGCCGCAGGAGATTCTATCTGACTCG CCTGCCACAGCAGTAAATGAGCACCGGGGAACTACAGTATCATTGAATGCAACCACCAGAAAAAACAACTATATGAAGTTTACCCAGATCACTCCTGCCAATCGCACTACCCTTCCTATGAAACATGGCTGTTCCACTTCACAGCTTGCATCCTCAAGGGGCCAATTTTCTCAGGATTCTCAGGTTGTTGATTTGATCGATAATGCGACCATGCATGGACAATTGAAGGAGCATACCTTAAAGTTTATGAGGCTTAAGAAGGCTAAAATAGCAGATGTCTCTtcacaattgaaacataatgttGAGTCGAGAGCTTTGACTGGAAACCGAGGTCAACAATCTACACCTCCATCAAAAAGAAGTACCATTGAACAAGCATGTGAAAAGAATGAGGCTATTCAAGAAAGATGTGGAGGCCAGGAATCTACTACTGGACCGGCCTTCTTGAAGCTG GCTCGAGAAAAGCTCAGTACTGCAGAGTATGGAGAGTTTGTTGAATTTATGAAGGCCTTAAAATTGAAAACCATGCACATCAAAGACTCACTAGAAGCAATAGCGAAACTGTTTTCTTCTCCAGGGCGACTCACACTTCTTGAAGG GTTCAGGGTCTTTGTTTCTAAGAATCATCTTCCATTATATGAGCAGCTTGTTCGGAAATATACCATGGCTAATACATAA